The segment TTTCGACGGCATAGAACAGGTATCGGTGAGCAGTATGCGTAAAAAACAAAAGCATCTTACTTTGAGTAAAATGCTTTTGTTGAAGTAGAATAGAAATTCGTTACACCACCACCAGTTCATAAAACTTCTCCGGATGTAAATATTTATTCGCCAACTCCTGTAATTCTTTGGCTGAAATGTTTTTGATGATGTTGACAGATTTATAAAAATACTGTTCATCCAATCCGTTCAGAATTAAATTTTTCCAACGGCCGATGATATGAAACGGTCCGTCGAGATCGCCAAGGATAGTACCGATTAGATAGTTCTTCACCAGTTGCAGTTCTTCCTCATCCACCAGTTCTTCACGCAGGTCTTTCATTTCATTGTATATCTCAGTGATCGTTGCTTCACTTACATCCCTTCCTGCTTCTGTACTCACCATCCATGCAGTTGTAGAAATATGATTGAGAATATAACTGTGAATACCATAGGTATAACCTTTGTCTTCACGGATATTACTCATCAACCGTGAGCCAAAGAAACCACCAAACAAGGTATTCAACACCTGCACGGGTTGAAAATCGGGGTGATGACGGTTTGGGAATGGTTGTGCCAAACGAATAGCGCCCTGCACGCCATTGGGATCATTTGCAATTCTGTATTTCTTTTCAACAGCAGGTGTTACCGGGTGAAGAATCGTTGGAATTTCTTTTTGATTCAACGGCAGTTGACCAATTGTTCTGTTGAGCTCCTGTTGAAAATTGGCAGGTAATAAACCCGCTGCAAAGATGATACACTTGCCTTCGGTATAATACTTCTTATAATAATCCTGCAACTGTTCCTGCTGCAATGCATCGTAATCTTCTTTGTTGCTGTACACGCCATACGGGTGATCTTTTCCAAACACATACTCATCAATCAAACGACCGGCAACAAAATCACACTTCTTCAGATTAACCGTTAAACGCTGCTGCATGTTCTGTTTGTAGATATCCAGTTCATGCTGCGGATAAATTGCATCAGTGATCATTTCTGCGATCACCGGTAAATGGGTTGCAAAATGACGATCGATGCAATGCAAAACGATATTTGCTGTTTCATTATAACAACCACGGCTCAGATGCGAACCATAGTAGTCAAAATGTTCATTGAGTTGAAAAGCTGTTTTGCTTTTTGTTCCGTTCTTAATAAGATAATTGGTAGCGGCTGCAATATTATTCTGTTGCTCAAACCAATTACCTGCACTGAACACCAGCTCAAGGCTTAATACTTCCTGTGTACCTGCATTTACAGCGTATACTTCCACGCCGTTGTCCAGCACATATTTATCGTAAGCTTTTAATTTAAGATCAAATTCTGTGGCGTCTTTTATGATTGGAGCTTGTAGTCTATTTAACATTCATTATAATTGTGGAGAGCGAAGGTAATTACTTTCTCAAATGCCGTTTAAATTAGTTGAAATGCCCCGATTCAGAAGTATACTTTTCCTGAGCCTTATTGTTACGGCTGTAGTGAGCATTTCGATAACGGCTCTTTATCTGCTTTTCACCAATAACTATACAGAATTTATCAGTTGGTTTTTAAACCGCATCCATAAACCACATTTACTAAAATCGGCATCCTCGTTTTTGTCGCAGCAACAGTTCCTGCTGTTGCGGATCGTTTCTGTTCTTTTTGCCGGTGCTGTTTTGCTCCTGTTGCTGATTACTTACAAAAAAAGAAGGGCATTGCTCGCACGAATTACTTTATTGATGAATGAATCGGAATCTGCCATCGTAGGCTTTTTAAAAACGCTATTACCCTCTGGCAAATTTCATCGTGCCTTATTTTTTTTCCTTGTTGCTTTTTATCTTATCCGAACTGTATTTTCTATTATCTATTACCCGATTGATTTTGATGAAGCGGATACGTATATGCTTTTCAGTTCACAAGGACCTTTAGTTGCTGCCACGTTTTATCCGTTGCCGAATAATCATATCCTGTTTTCAATCATTACTTCTTTAACAGGCATGTTACCCATTGATCCGGTTTATGCCTTACGTCTTCCGTTGTTACCAATTGGACTACTCGTAATCATTTCAATGTTTGGCTTCTTAAAAAAACATTTTACAGACACAGCCGCTTTGCTTGGTTTGAGTTTTTTTATTGCCGCTTACCCGCTGTTTATTTATTCGTTTCTTGCAAGAGGTTATCTGCTCTTACTCCTGTTTTATATCATAGCGCTTTATGCCATTTTTGAACTGTGCTTTTCAAACGGGTACAAGAAAAGACACAGCTATCTACTCGTTCTTGGTTCAATTGGTGGGCTGTACACGATCCCTTCCTTTTTATATGCATTGGCCGGTTTGTTCTTGTTTGCGTTTGCAGCATTGGCAATGCAAAAAAAGAATACTGCAATTATTCGCTTAGTAAAAAGCGGATTTCTTATTTCGCTGGTTACAGCTATCCTTTACTTGCCCGTACTCATATCAGTAAAATGGTCGCTGCTAAAACCTTATATGACGCCTGTTTATGACAGAGCAAATACACTCACTACATTTGTAACAACCTTTGGCAACCTGTCAAAAACATTTCTTTCACCTGTTAATCTTCTTGCCTTATTCTTCGGCTGCTGCTTTTTAGTTGGTTCATTTTTTCTGTTTCGCAGCAAGCGGCCATTCAATAAAGCTATTGTTGCTTTCGTGCTGATTCAATTTCTACTATGCATTACTGTATTTTTTCTTTTCCGCCAGCAGTTTCCGGCAAAACCCTGGATGCACTTTACAGTGGTAGTTGCCTTTCTTGCCGCAGCTATTATTAGTCTTGTACTGAACAAAATAGCGCTCCGTCCACATTTACTTATCCTTACAACCATCTTATTCCTGAGCAGTGGAACGATCATCAGCTTTTTTTATAAAAAGGGAAACATTACAACAGGCTATAATCGTGTAGCAAAACAATGTGAGCGATTGCTGATCGAAAAGAAAGTAAAAGAAGTGTATACAGGGATCCCTTATTATAAAACAATGATCGATTACTACGCACTTAAGAATAAGTTGCAGATATCGTTATCAAACAGCAGAACAACCAGCAGGCGGTATGCTCCGTTCGATCCTCAAAAAAAATATGATCTTATCATCATCCCGCTTCAAGGATCGAAACTTCCGCCATTACTATATAGCTATGATACAATAATACAGAAGCACAATACTGCAGTGCTCTTGATAAAGAATTAACTGCTTCTTTAGTTATTGCTCAGATAATACAACGTATTACTGTTGTTCTCATCAAATATCTTTTTACTTTCTTCCAGCAACTCCTGTGCAGTTACACTTTGGTAGCGTTGCAGCTCATCGTTCATCAACTCAGCATCACCCAGCAGTTCATAATAAGCCAGGCTGTTTGCACGGCTCATCACACTCATATCTTCAAACAAAATAGTACTTTCTGTCTTGTTGATCACTTTCTGCAATTCTTTCTCATCCACCAACTCAGTCTTCATTTTTTCCACTTCTTCGTTTACAGCCCTTTCTGCCTCCTGAATGTTTACCCCTTTTACCAACTTTCCTTCAATGGTGAGCAAACCATTATCAATACTGCCGAAATGATAACACTCTATACTGCTGAAGAATTTCTTTCCCTTCACCAGCGATTCATATAAACGGCTGCTTGCACCACCACCTAAAATATCCGTGATAAGATCAGTCACATAATAACCACGCTCAAGTCTTGATGGCATATGCCATGTTTTTATAAACGCATCCAATGGCACATCTGCTTTTACTTCCAGTCGGCGTGCTTCTGTTTGTGCCGGTTCTTTTGGTAACTGGCGAACATACTTTTCTCCCGCAGGAATTGAACCAAACCATTTTTCTGAAAGCTGCAACACTTTCTCTGTTTCTACATTACCTGCCACAACCAATATAGCATTGGAAGGTGTGTAATGTTTAAAGAAAAAATTCTTTACATCCTGCAACTGAGCTTCTTCAATATGTTTCAGTTCTTTACCGATCGTCATCCATTTATACGGATGTTGTTTGTAAGCCATCTCCCGCATTTTATGCCACACATCGCCATAAGGTTTGTTGAGATAATGTTCTTTAAATTCTTCACTCACCACTTTGCGTTGCACATCCAGACTTTTTTCACTGAAAGCAAGACTCAGCATACGATCACTCTCCAGCCAAAAAGCTGTTTCGAGATTTTCAGCAGGTAACTGGCAATAGTAGTTAGTGAGATCGTTTGTTGTGTAAGCATTGTTTTCGCCACCGGCTAATTGCAACGGTTCATCGTAATCAGGAATATTGACAGAACCACCAAACATCAAATGCTCAAATAAATGTGCAAAGCCGGTGCGGTTCTCTTCTTCATCACGTGCACCCACATCATACAACACATTTACAACGGCCATGGGTGTGGAAAGATCTTTATGGATCAGCAATCTTAAACCATTCGATAATATATAGCGTTCAAATTTGATCATAGTTCAATTCTAATAAATAAATGAGTTGGTAAAATTCGGTAAAAAACAAATGGCGAAGCGGCTTACTTTAAAATACTTCCAATTTTTAACTCAAACATTTGTGGCAGTGTATTCCGGAAGATGAGGATGCGTACTTTTTGTCCGGGGTTTTGCAACAACGCTTTGTATTGGCTGATGTTGTTACTGAAATTTGTTTCGATACCAAAAATAATATCGCCGGGTATAAGCCCTGCAGCTTCTGCAGGTGATCCTTGCTGAATTTCTGTGATCACTATTTTCCCATCAATAAAATAATAATTCATCCCGGTATAAGAATAATCAAACGGATCACGCATATGCGTATTGGGCGTAAGATGGATCAAACGTTCAGGATAGTTGAGCACAATATTGAACCTGCGCAACAGATCACTGCCCAGCAATCCTTTTACAGATGGATAAC is part of the Lacibacter sediminis genome and harbors:
- a CDS encoding M16 family metallopeptidase, with the translated sequence MLNRLQAPIIKDATEFDLKLKAYDKYVLDNGVEVYAVNAGTQEVLSLELVFSAGNWFEQQNNIAAATNYLIKNGTKSKTAFQLNEHFDYYGSHLSRGCYNETANIVLHCIDRHFATHLPVIAEMITDAIYPQHELDIYKQNMQQRLTVNLKKCDFVAGRLIDEYVFGKDHPYGVYSNKEDYDALQQEQLQDYYKKYYTEGKCIIFAAGLLPANFQQELNRTIGQLPLNQKEIPTILHPVTPAVEKKYRIANDPNGVQGAIRLAQPFPNRHHPDFQPVQVLNTLFGGFFGSRLMSNIREDKGYTYGIHSYILNHISTTAWMVSTEAGRDVSEATITEIYNEMKDLREELVDEEELQLVKNYLIGTILGDLDGPFHIIGRWKNLILNGLDEQYFYKSVNIIKNISAKELQELANKYLHPEKFYELVVV
- a CDS encoding M16 family metallopeptidase, producing MIKFERYILSNGLRLLIHKDLSTPMAVVNVLYDVGARDEEENRTGFAHLFEHLMFGGSVNIPDYDEPLQLAGGENNAYTTNDLTNYYCQLPAENLETAFWLESDRMLSLAFSEKSLDVQRKVVSEEFKEHYLNKPYGDVWHKMREMAYKQHPYKWMTIGKELKHIEEAQLQDVKNFFFKHYTPSNAILVVAGNVETEKVLQLSEKWFGSIPAGEKYVRQLPKEPAQTEARRLEVKADVPLDAFIKTWHMPSRLERGYYVTDLITDILGGGASSRLYESLVKGKKFFSSIECYHFGSIDNGLLTIEGKLVKGVNIQEAERAVNEEVEKMKTELVDEKELQKVINKTESTILFEDMSVMSRANSLAYYELLGDAELMNDELQRYQSVTAQELLEESKKIFDENNSNTLYYLSNN